In Polynucleobacter arcticus, the following proteins share a genomic window:
- a CDS encoding type II toxin-antitoxin system CcdA family antitoxin produces the protein MNIPKACDALLESLVQHEKERLWKLENTDFIASYNKTIEDEGLPLDSWRAF, from the coding sequence ATCAATATCCCAAAGGCCTGTGACGCATTACTTGAGTCTCTGGTTCAGCATGAAAAAGAGCGACTTTGGAAACTGGAGAATACTGACTTCATTGCCAGCTATAACAAAACTATTGAAGATGAAGGTTTGCCGTTGGATAGTTGGAGAGCTTTCTAA
- a CDS encoding helix-turn-helix domain-containing protein — protein sequence MKEVQFKLPKKPKLIRIESRTSKKEALPPPPWVYPIGWPDSNFLWNFTPFPLAFSLMPSRAISDTRLSRNDLRVLGALCCYTSPKGICFPNQSTLASHLGIQRPSVTKAISRLKGFGYIRFLIPKGRKHPSAIKRGNRYQILIRGDEKLPSDKEGEILVTE from the coding sequence ATGAAAGAAGTTCAATTCAAACTACCTAAAAAGCCTAAGCTCATTAGGATCGAATCCCGAACATCAAAGAAAGAGGCCTTGCCCCCTCCCCCATGGGTGTATCCGATAGGGTGGCCTGACTCAAATTTTCTTTGGAATTTCACCCCATTTCCGCTTGCATTTAGTCTTATGCCCTCCAGAGCTATTTCAGATACAAGACTATCAAGGAATGATTTACGAGTGTTGGGCGCGCTTTGTTGCTATACCAGCCCGAAAGGTATCTGCTTTCCTAATCAGTCCACATTAGCCAGTCATTTGGGAATTCAGCGACCATCAGTCACCAAGGCAATAAGTCGCCTAAAAGGTTTTGGCTATATTCGATTCCTAATCCCAAAGGGAAGAAAGCATCCATCAGCGATTAAGCGTGGCAATAGGTATCAAATACTTATCAGGGGAGATGAAAAGCTACCCTCAGATAAGGAGGGAGAAATATTAGTTACCGAATAA
- a CDS encoding type II toxin-antitoxin system PemK/MazF family toxin, producing MAEKLKAWVPERRDMIWINFNPQLGKEMKDEHPMLVLSPKAFNEKTGLVIGLPMTHAKSNETNPFAIKFSVGRSEPVFILTHQPKSFDWRLRSARPHPWKSLPPALFQEACEGLNSIIEIAH from the coding sequence ATGGCAGAAAAATTGAAGGCTTGGGTTCCTGAGCGTAGGGACATGATTTGGATTAACTTTAACCCCCAATTGGGAAAAGAAATGAAAGATGAACATCCTATGCTCGTCCTCTCACCTAAAGCATTTAATGAAAAAACTGGTCTTGTTATTGGGCTCCCTATGACGCACGCAAAGTCCAATGAAACCAATCCATTTGCAATCAAATTTTCTGTTGGTCGTAGTGAGCCCGTCTTTATCTTGACACATCAGCCAAAATCTTTTGACTGGCGCCTGCGCTCCGCAAGACCCCATCCATGGAAGAGCCTGCCGCCCGCTCTCTTTCAGGAGGCTTGTGAGGGCCTAAACTCAATCATCGAAATTGCTCATTAA
- a CDS encoding helix-turn-helix transcriptional regulator, translating into MMIESTLNNQPRFVRLDHVANQTGLGKSTILAWEATGRFPKAIRLSTTLRVWLESDIDNWILEKSSLAKD; encoded by the coding sequence ATGATGATTGAAAGCACGCTAAATAATCAACCTAGATTTGTAAGACTTGATCATGTAGCAAATCAAACAGGGCTTGGTAAAAGCACCATCTTGGCATGGGAGGCGACTGGGAGATTCCCGAAGGCTATTAGATTATCGACAACACTCAGGGTATGGCTTGAGAGTGACATCGATAATTGGATTCTTGAAAAATCATCTCTCGCTAAGGATTAA
- a CDS encoding helix-turn-helix domain-containing protein, with protein sequence MIYQIQTLETLKLFIRAFRKQKGVTQADMAQKLGISQQAYARFEGNPQLATLERLFLVLRILDVNISLEQIIKNSKEAKTNMKSGSKEIW encoded by the coding sequence ATGATTTATCAAATTCAAACCCTAGAGACCTTGAAGCTATTTATTAGGGCTTTCCGAAAGCAAAAGGGGGTTACTCAGGCCGATATGGCGCAAAAGCTCGGAATTAGTCAGCAAGCTTATGCACGTTTTGAGGGCAATCCGCAATTAGCCACTCTTGAAAGATTGTTTCTGGTCTTGCGGATCCTGGATGTCAACATATCACTGGAACAGATCATTAAAAACTCAAAAGAAGCAAAAACCAACATGAAATCTGGGTCCAAGGAGATTTGGTAG
- a CDS encoding AbrB/MazE/SpoVT family DNA-binding domain-containing protein translates to MAPALKVEQTIQEWGNGLGVRITSPVAKAAHFSKGVPISVEVVKDGVLLRVVGKPKLSLSQKLKAFDPETHGGEVMTSTPIGKEII, encoded by the coding sequence ATGGCTCCAGCATTAAAGGTAGAGCAAACCATTCAAGAATGGGGAAATGGTCTTGGTGTTCGAATCACCTCACCAGTGGCTAAGGCTGCCCATTTTTCTAAAGGAGTCCCTATCTCAGTTGAGGTTGTTAAGGATGGTGTTTTACTCCGGGTGGTTGGCAAGCCTAAACTGAGCCTCTCTCAAAAGCTAAAAGCCTTTGATCCAGAGACACATGGCGGTGAAGTAATGACATCAACACCCATTGGGAAAGAAATTATTTAA
- the pgi gene encoding glucose-6-phosphate isomerase — protein MSLQPYLASQNLHSAIDVVLDTAYQGISDDAWKKLFTRARQSGLEQFIEDMFAGKHINNSEDRPALHSALRNLTKTPVLINGADVMPAVAEVWHRIEALCNKWVGVTDVIHIGIGGSDFGPRLAIEALAHVPSIQSRGMRMHFLANIDTAELARILARAQPHSTRVIVVSKSFTTLETSMNAKAVVAWLKDSGCTKSQVAHALYAVTANIPAAKEFGVEENNIYPFWDWVGGRYSVWSAVGLPIALQYGFETFKQFLAGAEAMDLHFKNAPLEDNLPVIMALSLLYQQEKHNIKAYAAIPYADALDWFPKWLQQLDMESNGKSVDRNGNPVKHSSPVVFGSAGSNAQHSYFQLFHQGTEIIPIDFIAVREPMSDRPEAIAHHRILLSNCLAQAQALANGKAASNPNDVYPGKRPSNLLLLPKLNAFYLGALLALYENRTATLGALWNINSFDQPGVEYGKVLAKPIEKALASHQNDITASTDIDAVTATRINLLNS, from the coding sequence ATGTCTTTGCAACCCTATTTAGCATCCCAAAATCTTCATTCCGCTATCGATGTGGTTCTCGATACTGCCTATCAAGGTATTAGTGACGATGCCTGGAAGAAGTTATTTACTCGCGCTCGCCAAAGTGGCTTGGAGCAATTTATTGAAGATATGTTTGCTGGTAAGCACATCAACAATAGTGAAGATCGCCCCGCCCTACATTCCGCATTACGCAATCTCACTAAGACTCCTGTATTGATTAATGGTGCTGATGTGATGCCTGCAGTAGCAGAGGTCTGGCATCGTATAGAGGCACTTTGTAATAAGTGGGTTGGCGTCACGGATGTGATTCACATTGGTATTGGTGGCTCAGATTTTGGCCCCCGCCTGGCAATTGAAGCCTTAGCCCATGTACCCAGTATTCAGAGCCGCGGTATGCGAATGCATTTTTTGGCAAATATTGACACTGCCGAGTTAGCGCGTATCTTGGCCCGTGCACAGCCACACAGCACTCGCGTGATTGTGGTCTCGAAGTCATTCACCACCCTTGAGACCTCCATGAATGCCAAGGCAGTCGTTGCTTGGCTAAAAGATAGTGGTTGTACTAAGAGTCAAGTTGCTCATGCTCTATATGCAGTGACTGCTAATATCCCGGCCGCTAAAGAATTTGGTGTTGAGGAAAATAATATTTATCCTTTTTGGGATTGGGTCGGTGGACGCTATTCGGTTTGGTCAGCAGTCGGCCTACCGATTGCTCTGCAATACGGTTTTGAGACCTTCAAGCAGTTTTTAGCTGGTGCAGAAGCAATGGATCTGCACTTTAAGAATGCACCTCTCGAAGACAATTTGCCTGTCATCATGGCACTCTCCTTGCTCTATCAGCAAGAAAAACACAATATCAAAGCCTATGCTGCCATCCCCTATGCAGATGCCTTAGATTGGTTTCCGAAGTGGTTGCAGCAGCTGGATATGGAGAGCAATGGTAAGAGCGTGGACCGCAATGGCAATCCTGTCAAACACTCTTCTCCAGTCGTGTTTGGTAGTGCTGGCAGTAATGCTCAGCACTCTTACTTCCAGCTCTTTCATCAGGGCACGGAAATCATTCCAATTGATTTCATCGCAGTGCGTGAGCCGATGAGTGATCGGCCGGAGGCTATAGCGCATCACCGTATTCTGCTTTCTAACTGCTTGGCACAAGCGCAAGCATTGGCGAATGGCAAAGCTGCTAGCAACCCGAATGATGTTTATCCCGGTAAACGTCCGAGCAATCTCTTGTTGCTGCCTAAGCTCAATGCCTTTTATCTTGGCGCCCTACTCGCTTTGTATGAGAACCGCACTGCTACATTAGGCGCTTTGTGGAATATCAATAGCTTTGATCAGCCTGGAGTGGAATACGGCAAAGTACTAGCTAAGCCGATTGAAAAAGCCCTAGCTAGTCATCAGAACGACATTACTGCTAGTACAGATATAGATGCTGTCACTGCTACCCGTATTAATTTATTAAATTCATAG
- a CDS encoding helix-turn-helix domain-containing protein — translation MKFPVVIVGHMVGFRKPIHKMVLWVLANHANNKTWRCNPSVDRIAELSGIKERYAQKILRELEEDQYISRVGNSLGGNPGCTTIFLVHKGSALSKAIKSRSNKGNADSTTLTPVLQSTPTPVLEHNPTGVLKGTNPCPTVRLTPVLQNTLTTKELYTTTTKEEFNETDEENRVAMPPPLKESQTSGESNLTNAKLEEKYGAYWYENAALVRELIARLRITCDKSENTTDIGLRIKGMLK, via the coding sequence ATGAAGTTTCCAGTGGTAATTGTCGGGCACATGGTTGGATTTAGAAAGCCAATTCATAAGATGGTTCTATGGGTTCTAGCCAATCATGCAAACAATAAGACATGGAGATGTAATCCCAGTGTTGATAGGATTGCAGAGCTATCAGGGATAAAAGAACGCTATGCGCAAAAGATACTTAGGGAGTTAGAGGAGGATCAATATATCTCTAGAGTTGGTAACTCGCTAGGTGGAAATCCAGGGTGCACAACCATCTTTTTAGTTCATAAAGGGTCAGCCTTGTCTAAGGCAATTAAGAGTAGATCAAACAAAGGTAATGCGGATTCAACCACTCTTACCCCTGTCCTACAGAGCACCCCTACCCCTGTCCTAGAACACAACCCTACGGGTGTTCTAAAAGGCACTAACCCCTGTCCTACAGTTCGCTTAACCCCTGTCCTACAGAACACCCTAACTACTAAGGAACTATATACAACTACAACTAAAGAAGAATTTAATGAAACAGATGAAGAGAATAGAGTAGCAATGCCACCCCCTCTTAAGGAGAGTCAAACCAGTGGTGAGTCTAATTTAACTAATGCCAAGCTAGAGGAAAAATATGGTGCGTACTGGTATGAAAATGCTGCCTTGGTAAGAGAGTTAATTGCCCGCCTAAGGATCACTTGTGACAAGAGTGAGAACACTACTGATATTGGATTACGGATCAAGGGAATGCTTAAATGA
- a CDS encoding helix-turn-helix domain-containing protein, whose protein sequence is MLGTKRSPLNLAFGRVLRNLRLKADLSQEELGLEAEIQRNYISLIELGHNQPTISIIFKISKALKIKPAKLIQLVDEESQSH, encoded by the coding sequence ATGTTGGGAACAAAAAGATCACCTTTAAATTTAGCCTTTGGGAGAGTGCTTAGAAACTTAAGGCTCAAGGCCGATTTATCTCAGGAGGAATTGGGGCTTGAGGCTGAAATTCAGAGGAATTACATAAGCCTTATTGAGCTTGGACATAACCAACCAACTATATCCATCATCTTCAAGATATCAAAAGCCCTCAAAATCAAACCCGCAAAGCTAATTCAACTCGTGGATGAGGAATCTCAATCCCACTAA
- a CDS encoding NAD(P)/FAD-dependent oxidoreductase codes for MEQVDCVVVGAGVVGLAVAREMALQGRETILLEREAAFGTISSARNSEVIHAGIYYPKDSLKAKLCVAGNRLLYEYCRSHQVSTKAYGKLIVAADAGQLDDLQAILYKAQNNQVPDIKMISGAQAKALEPQLQCEAAVLSGSTGVVDSHGFMLSLLGGFEDAGGMVAYQSPLLSAKPIGNDAEGGFELTIGGADGMTIQTKLLINCAGLSAPALAQKIEGLSKDLIPKAYFAKGNYFSLSGKSPFSHLIYPIPEPGGLGVHLTLDMGGQAKFGPDVEWLDIDEESQINYTVDQERGDSFYAAVRKYWPGLKDGSLQADYSGVRAKIVPPNAPAGDFYFEGPQQHHLQGLFNLYGFESPGLTSSLAIAQHLEAQIKSSL; via the coding sequence ATGGAGCAGGTGGATTGCGTAGTAGTGGGCGCCGGAGTGGTTGGTTTGGCAGTGGCTCGCGAGATGGCCTTGCAAGGCCGTGAGACTATATTGCTCGAGCGAGAAGCTGCCTTTGGCACTATCAGCAGCGCTCGCAATAGTGAGGTGATTCATGCGGGGATTTATTACCCAAAAGACTCCCTTAAAGCCAAGCTCTGCGTAGCAGGTAATCGCCTTCTATATGAATACTGCCGTAGTCATCAAGTGAGTACGAAAGCTTACGGCAAGCTTATTGTTGCTGCAGATGCTGGCCAGCTGGATGATCTTCAAGCCATTTTGTATAAAGCCCAAAATAATCAAGTTCCCGATATTAAGATGATTTCAGGGGCGCAAGCTAAGGCCTTGGAGCCACAGTTGCAATGTGAGGCAGCAGTACTCTCTGGCTCTACCGGCGTAGTCGATAGTCATGGTTTCATGCTGTCGCTATTGGGCGGCTTTGAAGATGCTGGCGGCATGGTTGCCTATCAATCTCCATTACTCAGCGCTAAACCCATTGGCAATGATGCTGAAGGTGGCTTTGAGCTCACTATCGGGGGTGCTGATGGCATGACCATTCAGACTAAATTGTTGATTAATTGTGCGGGACTGAGTGCGCCAGCGCTAGCGCAAAAAATTGAAGGTCTCTCGAAAGATCTAATACCCAAAGCCTATTTTGCAAAAGGAAACTATTTCTCCTTATCCGGAAAATCCCCATTTAGCCATTTGATTTATCCCATCCCTGAGCCAGGCGGATTGGGTGTGCACTTGACCCTAGATATGGGTGGTCAAGCCAAGTTTGGCCCAGATGTTGAGTGGCTCGATATTGACGAAGAAAGCCAGATTAACTACACGGTGGATCAAGAGCGGGGAGATAGCTTTTATGCAGCCGTCAGAAAATACTGGCCCGGATTGAAGGACGGCAGCTTACAGGCCGACTACTCGGGCGTGAGAGCCAAAATCGTGCCACCAAATGCCCCAGCAGGAGACTTTTACTTTGAAGGGCCCCAACAACATCATCTTCAAGGCTTATTTAACCTCTATGGTTTTGAGTCCCCAGGCCTCACCTCTAGTTTGGCGATTGCGCAGCATTTAGAGGCGCAAATCAAAAGTTCTCTATAA
- a CDS encoding metallophosphoesterase: MKIHILSDLHLEFAAFNPEPTDADVVVLAGDINVRSSGVERARETFPDREIIYVAGNHEFYGSQRLELISKLQEQCALYEIHFLDDRAIQLQSANDKKPVRFLGATLWTDFLLFDDELREKCIMYGEMYLNDFRRIGDGRIGFSPQKSIQLHEQSLFFLRGELDVPFDGETVVITHHLPSMHSVAERYKPDFLSACFASELSHLFGKMSLWIHGHTHDSCDYEMNGTRVVCNPRGYVRSSHAENPQFNPSLIVEV; the protein is encoded by the coding sequence ATGAAAATTCATATTTTGAGTGACCTTCACTTAGAGTTTGCCGCTTTCAATCCCGAGCCAACTGATGCGGATGTTGTGGTTCTAGCTGGAGATATTAATGTCCGCTCTAGTGGTGTTGAACGGGCGCGTGAGACTTTTCCAGATCGAGAAATTATCTATGTTGCCGGTAACCATGAGTTTTATGGATCTCAACGACTTGAGCTTATTTCGAAGTTACAAGAGCAATGCGCTCTCTATGAAATTCATTTTTTAGATGATCGAGCAATTCAGTTGCAAAGTGCTAATGATAAAAAACCCGTCCGTTTTTTAGGTGCCACCTTATGGACTGATTTCTTATTGTTTGACGATGAGTTGAGAGAAAAATGCATCATGTATGGCGAAATGTATTTAAATGATTTCAGGAGAATCGGTGATGGACGAATTGGCTTCTCGCCACAAAAGTCGATCCAATTGCATGAGCAGTCACTCTTTTTTCTTAGGGGAGAGTTGGATGTTCCTTTCGATGGTGAGACTGTAGTTATCACCCATCATCTTCCTTCAATGCATTCTGTTGCAGAGCGTTATAAACCTGATTTTTTGTCAGCGTGTTTTGCATCAGAGTTATCGCATTTATTTGGAAAGATGTCGCTTTGGATTCATGGTCATACCCATGACTCTTGTGATTATGAAATGAACGGCACTAGAGTGGTGTGCAATCCTCGCGGCTATGTTCGCTCTAGCCATGCGGAAAACCCACAGTTCAATCCCTCATTGATCGTTGAGGTCTGA
- a CDS encoding phosphomannomutase/phosphoglucomutase, producing the protein MKLSPSIFKAYDIRGIIDETLDPSIAELIGQAFGTEMRELGETDIVIGRDGRLSGPSLIEALTEGLLSTGINVIDLDMVATPMVYFAANHTIGGKTPKSGIMITGSHNPPNYNGFKMVLGTAAIYGDKIQDLRKRIEAKQFATGQGTRSTFDIFPMYLNYIVGDIKLARPMKIAVDCGNGVGGAFAGKLFRALGCEVQELFCEVDGHFPNHHPDPAHIENLQDLIKNLQTTDNELGLAFDGDADRLGVVTKDGQVIFPDRQMMLFAKDVLSRNPGGQIIYDVKCTRNLATYVKEHGGEPIMWKTGHSLVKAKLKETGAPLAGEMSGHIFFKDRWFGFDDGLYTGARLLEILSKEKNPSDTLNNLPNAICTPELQLACAEGEPFALLETIKANAKFPTSESINTIDGVRVEYADGFGLARPSNTTPAVVMRFEADSEEAIKRIQAEFKAVLLAAKPGAKLPF; encoded by the coding sequence GTGAAACTATCCCCTTCAATTTTTAAAGCATATGACATCCGCGGCATTATTGATGAGACTTTAGATCCCTCGATTGCCGAACTGATTGGCCAAGCCTTTGGCACCGAAATGCGTGAGCTTGGTGAAACCGATATCGTCATCGGTCGCGATGGCCGTCTATCTGGACCAAGCCTGATCGAGGCGCTAACAGAAGGCCTACTCTCTACCGGGATCAATGTGATTGATTTGGATATGGTTGCCACACCCATGGTGTACTTTGCCGCCAATCACACTATTGGTGGCAAGACTCCCAAGTCCGGCATCATGATTACTGGTAGTCACAATCCCCCGAATTACAACGGCTTCAAAATGGTCTTGGGCACTGCTGCGATTTATGGGGACAAAATTCAGGATTTGCGAAAGCGTATTGAAGCTAAGCAATTTGCTACCGGCCAAGGAACAAGAAGTACTTTTGATATTTTCCCCATGTACCTCAACTATATTGTGGGTGATATCAAGCTTGCCCGCCCGATGAAGATTGCAGTCGATTGCGGTAATGGGGTTGGTGGTGCATTTGCTGGCAAGTTATTTAGAGCCCTTGGTTGTGAAGTTCAAGAGTTATTTTGTGAAGTCGATGGGCATTTCCCCAACCATCATCCTGATCCAGCGCATATAGAGAACTTGCAAGATCTCATCAAAAACCTCCAGACTACCGATAATGAATTAGGCCTTGCCTTTGATGGTGATGCCGATCGCCTAGGCGTGGTGACTAAAGATGGTCAAGTGATTTTCCCAGATCGTCAGATGATGCTCTTTGCTAAAGATGTTCTATCCAGAAATCCTGGCGGTCAAATTATTTACGATGTGAAGTGCACTCGTAACTTAGCCACCTACGTAAAAGAGCATGGTGGCGAACCCATTATGTGGAAAACAGGCCACTCTTTAGTTAAAGCCAAGCTTAAGGAAACTGGTGCCCCGCTTGCTGGTGAAATGAGCGGTCATATCTTCTTTAAGGATCGTTGGTTTGGTTTTGATGACGGCTTATACACAGGCGCTCGCTTGCTAGAGATCCTCAGTAAAGAAAAGAATCCGAGCGATACTCTCAATAACTTGCCTAATGCGATTTGTACCCCAGAGTTACAACTAGCTTGTGCTGAAGGTGAGCCATTCGCCCTACTCGAAACCATTAAAGCCAATGCCAAGTTCCCAACATCAGAATCCATTAATACGATTGATGGTGTCCGCGTGGAATATGCCGATGGATTTGGTCTAGCTAGACCATCCAATACGACTCCAGCGGTAGTCATGCGTTTTGAGGCGGATAGTGAAGAGGCGATTAAGCGTATTCAGGCGGAGTTTAAGGCGGTTCTACTGGCTGCTAAGCCGGGGGCGAAGCTGCCTTTTTAG
- a CDS encoding 3'-5' exonuclease encodes MTTTLLQPKLQTRQLNVEKMNQKQCYFSLDLELNNAQDNTTAHPKIIQAGVAIGSYLNYKNNSIAKYKWYLDPQEPIFEFITSLTSISNEDILKNAVPHEQFAKEIGELIEVHQCFINPISWGGGDSTELKLEFKNRGVHFPYFGRRWIDVKTWYTLHMLAIGKKPSGGLSSALASFKLHFDGTPHRADDDAFNTLRLFFAILERQNQHYQLIKDAKKIH; translated from the coding sequence TTGACTACTACACTGCTACAACCTAAATTACAAACTCGCCAACTCAATGTAGAAAAAATGAATCAAAAACAGTGTTATTTTTCGTTAGATCTTGAACTGAATAATGCGCAAGATAATACAACCGCACATCCCAAGATCATTCAGGCGGGAGTTGCGATTGGAAGTTATTTAAATTACAAAAATAACAGTATTGCTAAGTACAAATGGTATTTAGATCCGCAAGAGCCCATCTTCGAATTCATTACCAGTTTGACCAGCATCTCTAATGAAGACATCCTCAAAAATGCCGTGCCTCATGAACAGTTCGCCAAAGAAATCGGCGAGTTGATCGAAGTTCACCAGTGCTTCATCAACCCGATTAGCTGGGGTGGTGGCGATTCAACAGAGTTGAAGCTTGAGTTCAAAAATCGAGGCGTTCATTTTCCCTATTTTGGGCGCAGATGGATTGATGTAAAAACTTGGTACACCTTGCATATGCTGGCAATAGGAAAGAAACCAAGTGGCGGACTGTCATCTGCGCTTGCTAGCTTTAAGCTTCATTTTGACGGCACACCCCACCGAGCGGATGATGATGCCTTTAATACGCTACGACTTTTCTTCGCTATCCTCGAAAGACAAAACCAACACTATCAATTGATAAAAGATGCCAAGAAAATTCACTAG
- a CDS encoding tyrosine-type recombinase/integrase, with amino-acid sequence MNITLSFNFAQKITKTGRYFDSGSGLHLWVKSPSKKYWIFRYMKLGKRQDMSLGVFPFISLSEARKGAMEARIKLAQGVNPIEDKRALKKDSLKEQTKFKDFAKSCIELKSPEWKNSKHGDQWTYTIEEFANPVIGDKPLNEITTEDILKILQPIWLNKTETASRLRGRLEWILASATTRKLREGINPAQWRAHLDTILPKPKKTNKTKHFKALHFSQVPTFISQLREREGISAIALEFAILTCARTGEVIGAKRSEVQDGVWTISGERMKAGKEHRVPLTTRTLELIEIGKYLDPDSPYLFSIEGKALSNMAMYSVAKRMGFDTTVHGFRSSFRDWVSELTDYPTELAEKALAHTIQNRVEAAYRRGDLLAKRLSLMEDWSDYCAQGSTTNVVALKTA; translated from the coding sequence ATGAATATAACTCTTAGCTTTAACTTTGCACAAAAAATAACCAAGACGGGTCGATATTTCGATAGCGGATCTGGACTCCATCTCTGGGTAAAGTCGCCTTCAAAGAAGTATTGGATATTCAGATACATGAAGCTTGGAAAGCGACAAGATATGTCATTGGGAGTATTTCCCTTTATATCTCTTTCAGAAGCCCGTAAAGGGGCTATGGAGGCGAGAATTAAACTCGCCCAAGGGGTGAATCCAATAGAGGATAAAAGAGCCTTAAAGAAGGATTCTTTAAAAGAGCAAACTAAGTTTAAGGATTTTGCTAAATCTTGTATTGAGCTAAAGTCGCCCGAATGGAAAAACTCTAAACATGGTGATCAATGGACTTACACGATTGAAGAGTTTGCAAATCCAGTAATTGGAGATAAACCCCTCAATGAAATCACAACCGAGGACATACTCAAGATCCTTCAACCAATTTGGCTTAACAAGACGGAAACTGCCTCTAGACTTAGAGGTAGGCTTGAATGGATACTTGCATCAGCCACCACTAGAAAGCTCAGAGAAGGCATTAATCCAGCCCAATGGAGGGCGCATCTCGACACCATTCTCCCAAAGCCCAAAAAGACAAATAAGACAAAGCACTTCAAAGCACTTCATTTCAGCCAAGTACCAACATTCATTAGCCAGCTAAGAGAGCGGGAAGGCATTAGTGCTATCGCCCTTGAATTTGCCATCCTGACTTGCGCGCGTACTGGTGAAGTTATTGGAGCTAAGAGAAGTGAAGTTCAAGATGGTGTGTGGACTATTTCGGGCGAGCGAATGAAAGCGGGAAAAGAACATAGAGTGCCTTTGACAACAAGGACATTGGAATTAATTGAAATTGGTAAATATCTTGATCCTGATAGTCCGTACCTATTCTCAATCGAGGGAAAAGCACTCAGCAATATGGCGATGTACTCAGTTGCCAAAAGGATGGGATTCGACACTACAGTTCACGGGTTTAGATCCTCTTTTAGGGACTGGGTATCAGAACTAACGGACTACCCTACTGAATTGGCTGAGAAGGCTCTTGCACACACCATTCAGAATCGAGTTGAGGCCGCATATAGGAGAGGAGATCTACTTGCTAAAAGACTCTCATTGATGGAGGACTGGTCGGATTATTGCGCTCAAGGATCAACAACAAATGTAGTGGCTTTAAAAACAGCATAG